The sequence ACATGACCAGTGCCTTCACCAAATCCTTCAAGAATAGTACCCACTTCCTGACGAATTCGCTCTGGCTGAGCGTATAAGATAGATGGGTCCATATTGCCTTGCAGGGCAACTTTATCACCGATACGTTTCTTCGCATCCGCAATATTAATCGTCCAATCTAGCCCAACCGCGTCACAACCTGTCGCGGCAATTGACTCTAACCACATTCCGCCATTTTTAGTAAATAACGTCACTGGAACACGGCGACCTTCATTCTCACGAATAAGACCATCGACAATTTTATGCATGTAACGCAGTGAGAACTCATTGTAATCACGAGGAGTTAGAACACCGCCCCACGTATCAAACACCATCACTGATTGTGCACCCGCTTTGATTTGTGCGTTTAGATACTCAATGACACTATCCGCTAACTTATCTAGCAATAGGTGCAGTGTCGCAGGCTCTGCATACATCATTTTCTTGATCTTAGTGAACGCTTTTGAGCTTCCACCTTCAACCATATAAGTCGCCAGAGTCCAAGGGCTACCAGAGAAACCGATAAGCGGCACTTCACCTTGTAGATCTTTGCGAATTTGTCGAACTGCATTCATTACGTATTGCAGTTCACCCTCAGGATCAGGCAGACCAATCTTGTCGACATCAGCCTTACAAGTAATTGGACGCTCAAACTTCGGGCCTTCCCCTGTTTCAAAATACAAACCCAAGCCCATTGCATCAGGAATGGTCAAAATATCTGAAAACAGAATCGCCGCATCCAAAGGAAATCGACGTAGAGGTTGTAATGTTACTTCTGAAGCCAACTCGGCATTCTTGCACAGGGACATGAAATCACCAGCAACTGATCTTGTTGCTCGATATTCTGGCAGGTAACGACCTGCTTGACGCATCATCCATACTGGCGTGTAATCAACCGGCTGCTTCAATAAAGCTCGCAGGTAACGATCATTTTTTAGTTCAGTCATTTCTAGGCCTTACTTAGTCCCTAACTACGAAAGCGTTATGTTACCACTTTTAACTTATGAGCAGTAATTAAGGATTGCGCTGTTGATCAAGTTATACGTACTAAAATCTGAAGGTTAGCCATTGTCATGCGCTATCGCATTTACGGTTGCTTCGATAAGTGCTCGGGCAATTGTGCCACTCGGCGCCACCTCAGGTAAGTTATCGTAATCACACCACTTAGCATCACTGAGCTCATTGTAATCCGGCTTAATTTCACCACTTTGATAGTCGGCGATAAAGC is a genomic window of Vibrio neonatus containing:
- the hemE gene encoding uroporphyrinogen decarboxylase, producing the protein MTELKNDRYLRALLKQPVDYTPVWMMRQAGRYLPEYRATRSVAGDFMSLCKNAELASEVTLQPLRRFPLDAAILFSDILTIPDAMGLGLYFETGEGPKFERPITCKADVDKIGLPDPEGELQYVMNAVRQIRKDLQGEVPLIGFSGSPWTLATYMVEGGSSKAFTKIKKMMYAEPATLHLLLDKLADSVIEYLNAQIKAGAQSVMVFDTWGGVLTPRDYNEFSLRYMHKIVDGLIRENEGRRVPVTLFTKNGGMWLESIAATGCDAVGLDWTINIADAKKRIGDKVALQGNMDPSILYAQPERIRQEVGTILEGFGEGTGHVFNLGHGIHLDVPPENAGVFVEAVHDLSKPYHK